In a single window of the Solea solea chromosome 14, fSolSol10.1, whole genome shotgun sequence genome:
- the frmpd3 gene encoding FERM and PDZ domain-containing protein 3 isoform X2: MLKDDSLLLIPNVLKVFLENGQIKSFTFDSRTTVRDVISSLQDRLSLRYIEHFALVLEAGGLEQRLHLLQENQPLTHVVHRTYFQGMKCLFRICFFPKDPADLLRRDPAAFEYLYIQSRNDVIKERFGMDWKSDITLRLAALHIFITVSSARPNQKISLKQVEKEWGLEPFLPLTLLPTVKEKNVCKTLSQLLKTYQHPPPSGNKVPPLQGKLQYMRVLNDLPPFGGMLFHTVGLDEKQSATTLLVGPRHGISHVIDLKNNLTTVLTEFSRVAKVQLYRESQGVARVEVTIHEAKPLVLLMEWPDASDFACLISGYYKLFVDPKRTIYFRTSGQSHLTKADYRSSHHAHPRSVATSVPSGGRRGDERESSHRESGSSRALVPAEPQHLGLCHVHLQEQQQYQEIQTHVELDVNENFISQDPPGRPRTKSDPTQQSTEEIAGVLESPAVENAKFRIRAQTMGQSQKNSRYFCDSCKARLRAEGLSGAVNSSGSSGKHCSSACASRDGGAVDLMALPPPGNEEEEEEEEGDSGGEKLQPPVPAIAAPPPGFRDNSSDEDDPKRGRKAQSNTSQAVTPGKLAQAKEDVPVTLIDNVTTRTVRDHAQELDDALVSTLQALEALAASEDYPHHPQQPTQTAGLIVLAAITPESSLDSGHETNSSELTDVSEMVSAMKQNQSQAYLLAHHINKERILCRRDFPLAIPGCTAKTIGTGAFSVGQIRAGCPPKQVILSKTVPFKVSPSQDSAILSVLKDQGGNQDTPQTEREAEKTTNPESTTANISDAPSKAPEELKASDKSITVQVSKDQRISNSPGETLCQNLTDGIKGEETTPLNTDSSNKALPSFLHVDRTACAKISPTKMCQDAETASSETIKPSEPSTELLPVDDLFCTCPVQQEPGPKLRLKDPQVQKLVMFQSSSPTDDERLRAKSLQLATSKENAVRVGTDPSLAKPSPQIQTKYSPHLPRKPDRKEAAESKTEGSQGKSQTDLQKVPVKTFPILDDPSTPTVSIETVSTLPTRDSKKQSSGKGKSQRSAPFLSFRNLLSATFPARMRRETDERRAQLQKVRQYELEFLEELLKPKSSQGEFLPQGASPVPSGTPCACQLRTSPVLKAPGISREQRRSCDCKRMCRGMRLPDTPVGSTTETQHRGRERTISNTPPPVSKAPHTQGPTRRPQTLEIKTTRIRSTSLESREPRGEQSSCLPTSTSQTDCVGAPQYKKLQRRYSIGELDNNTSTPVYAEVKPKAKSLEKEMERVRATGLRLPTPVEPVHTQSHQAETKGKKGVFFIQGEELLCESKEGTGEVLLTLPSEDSDDKDKCCSFCFCYRKCEAGDESSEKDELSYSIPLQILPGMETDSRTFPVVSKTLQVLNAEDCSGEEEVEEEEEEEEPQTQEIDLRACVTLEGSLARVQALQGKTFSLPDGFLNAQLDANELLAILRQCANSPQAEGEARLQPSRIAEYKQELAVRFKEFRASCRRVASVEKSPTRMLAVVSASFQVLCELTQTFIKLVRGVRSEAQRLQLLRKVEEVAINYTLLLRAAEESMGHSSSLPTKTVSGQVSSNTNNMSSLTRPIKTLPAQSK, encoded by the exons ATGCTCAAGGACGACTCCTTGCTACTTATACCAAACGTGTTAAAGGTGTTCTTGGAGAATGGACAGATTAAGTCCTTTACATTTGATAGCCGTACCACTGTTAGG GATGTGATTTCCTCACTGCAGGACCGCCTCTCACTGCGCTACATAGAGCATTTTGCCTTAGTCCTTGAGGCAGGTGGTCTGGAGCAGAGGTTGCATCTGCTCCAAGAGAACCAGCCTTTGACACAT GTGGTGCATAGAACCTATTTCCAAGGGATGAAGTGTCTGTTCCGCATCTGCTTCTTCCCCAAGGACCCTGCAGACCTGCTGAGAAGGGACCCGGCTGCATTTGAGTACCTCTATATACAG AGTCGCAATGATGTTATTAAAGAGCGTTTTGGCATGGACTGGAAATCAGACATCACGTTACGTTTGGCTGCGCTCCACATCTTCATCACTGTGTCCTCAGCAAGGCCAAATCAGAAGATCTCACTCAAGCAAGTTGA AAAAGAATGGGGGCTAGAGCCTTTCCTTCCCCTTACTCTGCTTCCAACTGTCAAGGAGAAGAATGTGTGTAAGACCCTGTCTCAGTTGCTGAAGACCTACCAGCATCCACCACCATCAGGCAACAAG GTTCCTCCTCTCCAAGGAAAGCTGCAGTACATGCGAGTACTCAATGACCTCCCACCTTTTGGAGGAATGCTGTTCCATACTGTTGGACTG gacGAGAAACAATCGGCCACAACACTACTTGTGGGTCCTCGACATGGCATTAGTCATGTGATTGACTTGAAAAACAACCTTACCACTGTTCTGACTGAGTTCAGTAGGGTAGCTAAGGTCCAACTCTACAGAGAGAGCCAAGGAGTGGCACGTGTGGAGGTCACAATCCATGAAGCCAAG CCCCTGGTCCTACTCATGGAATGGCCTGATGCCAGTGATTTTGCATGCCTTATCTCTGGCTACTACAAGCTGTTTGTAGACCCTAAACGGACCATTTACTTCCGAACATCTGGTCAGTCTCATCTGACCAAAGCAG ATTACAGAAGCTCTCACCACGCCCACCCCCGTTCCGTGGCAACCAGCGTGCCAAGTGGCGGTCGTCgaggagatgagagggaaaGCTCGCACAGGGAGTCGGGGTCTTCAAGGGCCCTAGTTCCAGCAGAGCCTCAACATCTAGGCCTATGTCATGTCCACCTTCAAGAACAACAGCAATATCAGGAGATCCAGACGCATGTTGAACTCGACGTCAATGAGAATTTTATTTCTCAGGATCCCCCTGGCCGGCCTCGCACCAAGTCCGACCCCACCCAACAGAGTACAGAGGAAATAGCTGGAGTTCTAGAGAGCCCAGCAGTGGAGAATGCAAAATTCAGAATCCGAGCCCAAACAATGGGACAATCTCAGAAAAATTCACGATACTTTTGTGACTCCTGCAAAGCCAGACTAAGAGCAGAGGGTCTGTCAGGAGCAGTGAACAGTAGTGGGAGTTCTGGGAAACACTGCTCCAGTGCGTGTGCCTCCCGAGATGGAGGTGCTGTTGATCTCATGGCCCTTCCACCCCCTGgtaatgaagaggaggaggaggaagaggagggagacagTGGTGGAGAGAAACTCCAACCACCTGTACCTGCTATTGCTGCCCCACCACCTGGATTTAGGGACAACAGTTCAGATGAGGATGACCctaagagagggaggaaggctCAGTCCAATACCAGCCAAGCAGTTACTCCTGGGAAGCTGGCTCAAGCCAAGGAAGATGTGCCTGTGACTCTTATTGATAATGTGACCACAAGAACTGTCCGAGATCATGCCCAGGAGCTTGATGATGCCTTGGTGTCCACCTTACAGGCACTAGAGGCTCTGGCAGCTTCTGAGGACTACCCTCATCACCCTCAGCAGCCAACACAGACTGCAG GGCTGATTGTCTTGGCTGCCATTACACCTGAATCTTCACTGGACTCGGGCCATGAGACAAACTCGTCTGAATTGACAGATGTTTCTGAGATGGTGTCGGCTATGAAGCAGAACCAGAGCCAGGCCTACCTGCTGGCTCACCATATCAACAAAGAACGTATTCTTTGCCGCCGTGATTTCCCCCTGGCTATCCCTGGCTGCACCGCAAAAACTATAGGAACAGGGGCCTTCTCTGTGGGTCAGATTCGTGCCGGGTGTCCACCCAAGCAAGTAATCCTCAGCAAGACTGTTCCCTTTAAAGTGAGTCCCAGTCAAGACTCAGCAATACTCAGTGTTCTGAAAGATCAAGGGGGCAATCAAGACACTCCTCAGACTGAAAGggaagctgaaaaaacaacaaaccctgAATCCACCACAGCAAACATCTCTGACGCCCCATCAAAGGCACCTGAGGAACTTAAAGCGTCTGATAAGTCAATCACAGTTCAAGTTAGTAAAGACCAGAGGATATCAAATTCACCCGGGGAGACACTGTGCCAAAATCTTACTGATGGTATAAAGGGAGAGGAAACCACACCTCTTAATACAGACTCAAGCAACAAAGCCTTACCATCTTTCTTGCATGTGGACAGAACTGCCTGTGCCAAAATTTCCCCCACAAAAATGTGCCAAGATGCCGAAACCGCCTCTAGTGAGACCATTAAGCCTTCAGAACCTTCTACAGAACTTCTGCCAGTTGATGACCTTTTCTGCACATGCCCAGTTCAACAGGAGCCAGGGCCAAAACTACGACTTAAAGACCCACAGGTTCAGAAGCTAGTCATGTTTCAATCCTCTTCACCTACAGATGACGAGCGTCTACGAGCCAAAAGCCTCCAGCTGGCTACCAGCAAAGAAAATGCAGTTAGAGTAGGAACAGACCCCAGTTTGGCCAAACCCAGTCctcaaatacaaacaaagtacTCCCCTCATTTGCCTAGAAAACCAGACCGAAAAGAAGCTGCTGAAAGCAAGACTGAGGGTTCCCAAGGCAAATCCCAAACTGATTTACAGAAAGTCCCCGTCAAAACCTTCCCTATTTTAGATGATCCATCAACACCTACCGTATCCATAGAAACAGTCTCCACTCTCCCAACAAGAGACTCAAAGAAGCAAAGCAGTGGTAAGGGGAAATCCCAGCGTAGTGCCCCTTTCTTGAGCTTTAGAAACCTTCTTTCAGCTACGTTCCCAGCAAGAATGCGAAGAGAAACAGATGAGCGAAGAGCTCAGTTACAGAAAGTCCGACAATATGAGCTAGAATTTTTAGAAGAGCTGCTAAAGCCAAAGTCATCACAAGGAGAATTTTTGCCCCAGGGAGCCTCACCTGTGCCGTCAGGCACTCCTTGTGCCTGCCAGCTTCGCACCAGCCCTGTCTTAAAGGCACCAGGTATCTCCAGGGAGCAGAGACGCAGCTGTGACTGTAAACGAATGTGTAGGGGCATGCGACTTCCTGACACACCAGTTGGCTCAACAACGGAGACacaacacagaggcagagagaggactATCTCAAATACACCTCCACCAGTCTCCAAAGCCCCTCACACTCAAGGTCCTACGAGAAGACCTCAGACATTGGAGATTAAGACAACACGAATACGCTCTACCAGCCTTGAGTCAAGAGAGCCAAGGGGCGAGCAGAGCTCCTGCCTGCCCACTTCTACTTCTCAAACAGATTGCGTGGGAGCCCCACAATATAAGAAGCTCCAGAGGCGATACAGCATTGGAGAACTGGATAATAACACTAGTACACCTGTGTATGCTGAGGTGAAGCCCAAAGCTAAGAGTCTAGagaaggagatggagagagtgagGGCCACAGGGCTGAGGCTACCCACCCCAGTGGAGCCAGTCCATACACAGTCTCACCAGGCAGAGACAAAGGGGaaaaagggtgtgttttttattcaggGAGAAGAGCTACTATGTGAAAGCAAAGAGGGAACTGGTGAGGTGCTGTTGACCCTGCCGAGTGAAGACAGTGATGATAAGGATAAATGCTGTTCATTTTGTTTCTGCTACAGAAAGTGTGAGGCAGGAGATGAAAGCAGTGAGAAGGATGAGCTCTCATATTCCATACCCCTTCAAATACTACCAGGCATGGAGACAGACTCACGTACCTTTCCTGTAGTAAGCAAAACACTGCAGGTTCTCAATGCAGAAGACtgcagtggagaggaagaggtggaggaggaggaagaagaagaggagccaCAGACACAGGAGATTGACCTTAGAGCTTGTGTTACATTAGAGGGGAGCCTGGCACGGGTGCAGGCTTTACAAGGCAAAACATTCAGCTTACCTGATGGTTTTCTAAATGCCCAGTTGGATGCTAATGAGTTGCTAGCGATCCTGCGTCAGTGTGCTAACAGCCCACAAGCTGAGGGTGAGGCTCGTCTTCAGCCCTCACGGATTGCAGAGTACAAACAGGAGCTGGCTGTGCGCTTCAAGGAATTCAGAGCATCTTGTCGACGAGTGGCAAGTGTTGAAAAAAGCCCAACACGTATGCTTGCTGTTGTGTCCGCTAGCTTTCAAGTGTTGTGTGAACTAACTCAAACCTTTATCAAATTAGTCAGAGGAGTTCGTTCAGAAGCCCAGAGGCTGCAGCTGTTGAGAAAAGTTGAGGAAGTAGCTATCAATTACACTTTGCTTCTGCGTGCAGCTGAAGAATCAATGGGACACTCAAGCAGTCTGCCAACAAAGACAGTGAGTGGTCAAGTTTCCTCCAACACCAATAACATGAGCTCCCTCACTCGACCTATCAAAACTCTGCCTGCCCAGTCAAAATAA
- the frmpd3 gene encoding FERM and PDZ domain-containing protein 3 isoform X1, translating to MAKVQDGHTNACESFAMLEESQDGMDSGTLGPALARQVTIQRHPTQGFGFVAGSQRPVIVRSVSADGPSFGKLLPGDQILAINEETVSDAPRERVIDLVRRCKDTIVLTVLQPHQSPKSAFISAAKKARLRTNPPKVRFSEQVSISDPDSTMLKDDSLLLIPNVLKVFLENGQIKSFTFDSRTTVRDVISSLQDRLSLRYIEHFALVLEAGGLEQRLHLLQENQPLTHVVHRTYFQGMKCLFRICFFPKDPADLLRRDPAAFEYLYIQSRNDVIKERFGMDWKSDITLRLAALHIFITVSSARPNQKISLKQVEKEWGLEPFLPLTLLPTVKEKNVCKTLSQLLKTYQHPPPSGNKVPPLQGKLQYMRVLNDLPPFGGMLFHTVGLDEKQSATTLLVGPRHGISHVIDLKNNLTTVLTEFSRVAKVQLYRESQGVARVEVTIHEAKPLVLLMEWPDASDFACLISGYYKLFVDPKRTIYFRTSGQSHLTKADYRSSHHAHPRSVATSVPSGGRRGDERESSHRESGSSRALVPAEPQHLGLCHVHLQEQQQYQEIQTHVELDVNENFISQDPPGRPRTKSDPTQQSTEEIAGVLESPAVENAKFRIRAQTMGQSQKNSRYFCDSCKARLRAEGLSGAVNSSGSSGKHCSSACASRDGGAVDLMALPPPGNEEEEEEEEGDSGGEKLQPPVPAIAAPPPGFRDNSSDEDDPKRGRKAQSNTSQAVTPGKLAQAKEDVPVTLIDNVTTRTVRDHAQELDDALVSTLQALEALAASEDYPHHPQQPTQTAGLIVLAAITPESSLDSGHETNSSELTDVSEMVSAMKQNQSQAYLLAHHINKERILCRRDFPLAIPGCTAKTIGTGAFSVGQIRAGCPPKQVILSKTVPFKVSPSQDSAILSVLKDQGGNQDTPQTEREAEKTTNPESTTANISDAPSKAPEELKASDKSITVQVSKDQRISNSPGETLCQNLTDGIKGEETTPLNTDSSNKALPSFLHVDRTACAKISPTKMCQDAETASSETIKPSEPSTELLPVDDLFCTCPVQQEPGPKLRLKDPQVQKLVMFQSSSPTDDERLRAKSLQLATSKENAVRVGTDPSLAKPSPQIQTKYSPHLPRKPDRKEAAESKTEGSQGKSQTDLQKVPVKTFPILDDPSTPTVSIETVSTLPTRDSKKQSSGKGKSQRSAPFLSFRNLLSATFPARMRRETDERRAQLQKVRQYELEFLEELLKPKSSQGEFLPQGASPVPSGTPCACQLRTSPVLKAPGISREQRRSCDCKRMCRGMRLPDTPVGSTTETQHRGRERTISNTPPPVSKAPHTQGPTRRPQTLEIKTTRIRSTSLESREPRGEQSSCLPTSTSQTDCVGAPQYKKLQRRYSIGELDNNTSTPVYAEVKPKAKSLEKEMERVRATGLRLPTPVEPVHTQSHQAETKGKKGVFFIQGEELLCESKEGTGEVLLTLPSEDSDDKDKCCSFCFCYRKCEAGDESSEKDELSYSIPLQILPGMETDSRTFPVVSKTLQVLNAEDCSGEEEVEEEEEEEEPQTQEIDLRACVTLEGSLARVQALQGKTFSLPDGFLNAQLDANELLAILRQCANSPQAEGEARLQPSRIAEYKQELAVRFKEFRASCRRVASVEKSPTRMLAVVSASFQVLCELTQTFIKLVRGVRSEAQRLQLLRKVEEVAINYTLLLRAAEESMGHSSSLPTKTVSGQVSSNTNNMSSLTRPIKTLPAQSK from the exons ACAATGCTCAAGGACGACTCCTTGCTACTTATACCAAACGTGTTAAAGGTGTTCTTGGAGAATGGACAGATTAAGTCCTTTACATTTGATAGCCGTACCACTGTTAGG GATGTGATTTCCTCACTGCAGGACCGCCTCTCACTGCGCTACATAGAGCATTTTGCCTTAGTCCTTGAGGCAGGTGGTCTGGAGCAGAGGTTGCATCTGCTCCAAGAGAACCAGCCTTTGACACAT GTGGTGCATAGAACCTATTTCCAAGGGATGAAGTGTCTGTTCCGCATCTGCTTCTTCCCCAAGGACCCTGCAGACCTGCTGAGAAGGGACCCGGCTGCATTTGAGTACCTCTATATACAG AGTCGCAATGATGTTATTAAAGAGCGTTTTGGCATGGACTGGAAATCAGACATCACGTTACGTTTGGCTGCGCTCCACATCTTCATCACTGTGTCCTCAGCAAGGCCAAATCAGAAGATCTCACTCAAGCAAGTTGA AAAAGAATGGGGGCTAGAGCCTTTCCTTCCCCTTACTCTGCTTCCAACTGTCAAGGAGAAGAATGTGTGTAAGACCCTGTCTCAGTTGCTGAAGACCTACCAGCATCCACCACCATCAGGCAACAAG GTTCCTCCTCTCCAAGGAAAGCTGCAGTACATGCGAGTACTCAATGACCTCCCACCTTTTGGAGGAATGCTGTTCCATACTGTTGGACTG gacGAGAAACAATCGGCCACAACACTACTTGTGGGTCCTCGACATGGCATTAGTCATGTGATTGACTTGAAAAACAACCTTACCACTGTTCTGACTGAGTTCAGTAGGGTAGCTAAGGTCCAACTCTACAGAGAGAGCCAAGGAGTGGCACGTGTGGAGGTCACAATCCATGAAGCCAAG CCCCTGGTCCTACTCATGGAATGGCCTGATGCCAGTGATTTTGCATGCCTTATCTCTGGCTACTACAAGCTGTTTGTAGACCCTAAACGGACCATTTACTTCCGAACATCTGGTCAGTCTCATCTGACCAAAGCAG ATTACAGAAGCTCTCACCACGCCCACCCCCGTTCCGTGGCAACCAGCGTGCCAAGTGGCGGTCGTCgaggagatgagagggaaaGCTCGCACAGGGAGTCGGGGTCTTCAAGGGCCCTAGTTCCAGCAGAGCCTCAACATCTAGGCCTATGTCATGTCCACCTTCAAGAACAACAGCAATATCAGGAGATCCAGACGCATGTTGAACTCGACGTCAATGAGAATTTTATTTCTCAGGATCCCCCTGGCCGGCCTCGCACCAAGTCCGACCCCACCCAACAGAGTACAGAGGAAATAGCTGGAGTTCTAGAGAGCCCAGCAGTGGAGAATGCAAAATTCAGAATCCGAGCCCAAACAATGGGACAATCTCAGAAAAATTCACGATACTTTTGTGACTCCTGCAAAGCCAGACTAAGAGCAGAGGGTCTGTCAGGAGCAGTGAACAGTAGTGGGAGTTCTGGGAAACACTGCTCCAGTGCGTGTGCCTCCCGAGATGGAGGTGCTGTTGATCTCATGGCCCTTCCACCCCCTGgtaatgaagaggaggaggaggaagaggagggagacagTGGTGGAGAGAAACTCCAACCACCTGTACCTGCTATTGCTGCCCCACCACCTGGATTTAGGGACAACAGTTCAGATGAGGATGACCctaagagagggaggaaggctCAGTCCAATACCAGCCAAGCAGTTACTCCTGGGAAGCTGGCTCAAGCCAAGGAAGATGTGCCTGTGACTCTTATTGATAATGTGACCACAAGAACTGTCCGAGATCATGCCCAGGAGCTTGATGATGCCTTGGTGTCCACCTTACAGGCACTAGAGGCTCTGGCAGCTTCTGAGGACTACCCTCATCACCCTCAGCAGCCAACACAGACTGCAG GGCTGATTGTCTTGGCTGCCATTACACCTGAATCTTCACTGGACTCGGGCCATGAGACAAACTCGTCTGAATTGACAGATGTTTCTGAGATGGTGTCGGCTATGAAGCAGAACCAGAGCCAGGCCTACCTGCTGGCTCACCATATCAACAAAGAACGTATTCTTTGCCGCCGTGATTTCCCCCTGGCTATCCCTGGCTGCACCGCAAAAACTATAGGAACAGGGGCCTTCTCTGTGGGTCAGATTCGTGCCGGGTGTCCACCCAAGCAAGTAATCCTCAGCAAGACTGTTCCCTTTAAAGTGAGTCCCAGTCAAGACTCAGCAATACTCAGTGTTCTGAAAGATCAAGGGGGCAATCAAGACACTCCTCAGACTGAAAGggaagctgaaaaaacaacaaaccctgAATCCACCACAGCAAACATCTCTGACGCCCCATCAAAGGCACCTGAGGAACTTAAAGCGTCTGATAAGTCAATCACAGTTCAAGTTAGTAAAGACCAGAGGATATCAAATTCACCCGGGGAGACACTGTGCCAAAATCTTACTGATGGTATAAAGGGAGAGGAAACCACACCTCTTAATACAGACTCAAGCAACAAAGCCTTACCATCTTTCTTGCATGTGGACAGAACTGCCTGTGCCAAAATTTCCCCCACAAAAATGTGCCAAGATGCCGAAACCGCCTCTAGTGAGACCATTAAGCCTTCAGAACCTTCTACAGAACTTCTGCCAGTTGATGACCTTTTCTGCACATGCCCAGTTCAACAGGAGCCAGGGCCAAAACTACGACTTAAAGACCCACAGGTTCAGAAGCTAGTCATGTTTCAATCCTCTTCACCTACAGATGACGAGCGTCTACGAGCCAAAAGCCTCCAGCTGGCTACCAGCAAAGAAAATGCAGTTAGAGTAGGAACAGACCCCAGTTTGGCCAAACCCAGTCctcaaatacaaacaaagtacTCCCCTCATTTGCCTAGAAAACCAGACCGAAAAGAAGCTGCTGAAAGCAAGACTGAGGGTTCCCAAGGCAAATCCCAAACTGATTTACAGAAAGTCCCCGTCAAAACCTTCCCTATTTTAGATGATCCATCAACACCTACCGTATCCATAGAAACAGTCTCCACTCTCCCAACAAGAGACTCAAAGAAGCAAAGCAGTGGTAAGGGGAAATCCCAGCGTAGTGCCCCTTTCTTGAGCTTTAGAAACCTTCTTTCAGCTACGTTCCCAGCAAGAATGCGAAGAGAAACAGATGAGCGAAGAGCTCAGTTACAGAAAGTCCGACAATATGAGCTAGAATTTTTAGAAGAGCTGCTAAAGCCAAAGTCATCACAAGGAGAATTTTTGCCCCAGGGAGCCTCACCTGTGCCGTCAGGCACTCCTTGTGCCTGCCAGCTTCGCACCAGCCCTGTCTTAAAGGCACCAGGTATCTCCAGGGAGCAGAGACGCAGCTGTGACTGTAAACGAATGTGTAGGGGCATGCGACTTCCTGACACACCAGTTGGCTCAACAACGGAGACacaacacagaggcagagagaggactATCTCAAATACACCTCCACCAGTCTCCAAAGCCCCTCACACTCAAGGTCCTACGAGAAGACCTCAGACATTGGAGATTAAGACAACACGAATACGCTCTACCAGCCTTGAGTCAAGAGAGCCAAGGGGCGAGCAGAGCTCCTGCCTGCCCACTTCTACTTCTCAAACAGATTGCGTGGGAGCCCCACAATATAAGAAGCTCCAGAGGCGATACAGCATTGGAGAACTGGATAATAACACTAGTACACCTGTGTATGCTGAGGTGAAGCCCAAAGCTAAGAGTCTAGagaaggagatggagagagtgagGGCCACAGGGCTGAGGCTACCCACCCCAGTGGAGCCAGTCCATACACAGTCTCACCAGGCAGAGACAAAGGGGaaaaagggtgtgttttttattcaggGAGAAGAGCTACTATGTGAAAGCAAAGAGGGAACTGGTGAGGTGCTGTTGACCCTGCCGAGTGAAGACAGTGATGATAAGGATAAATGCTGTTCATTTTGTTTCTGCTACAGAAAGTGTGAGGCAGGAGATGAAAGCAGTGAGAAGGATGAGCTCTCATATTCCATACCCCTTCAAATACTACCAGGCATGGAGACAGACTCACGTACCTTTCCTGTAGTAAGCAAAACACTGCAGGTTCTCAATGCAGAAGACtgcagtggagaggaagaggtggaggaggaggaagaagaagaggagccaCAGACACAGGAGATTGACCTTAGAGCTTGTGTTACATTAGAGGGGAGCCTGGCACGGGTGCAGGCTTTACAAGGCAAAACATTCAGCTTACCTGATGGTTTTCTAAATGCCCAGTTGGATGCTAATGAGTTGCTAGCGATCCTGCGTCAGTGTGCTAACAGCCCACAAGCTGAGGGTGAGGCTCGTCTTCAGCCCTCACGGATTGCAGAGTACAAACAGGAGCTGGCTGTGCGCTTCAAGGAATTCAGAGCATCTTGTCGACGAGTGGCAAGTGTTGAAAAAAGCCCAACACGTATGCTTGCTGTTGTGTCCGCTAGCTTTCAAGTGTTGTGTGAACTAACTCAAACCTTTATCAAATTAGTCAGAGGAGTTCGTTCAGAAGCCCAGAGGCTGCAGCTGTTGAGAAAAGTTGAGGAAGTAGCTATCAATTACACTTTGCTTCTGCGTGCAGCTGAAGAATCAATGGGACACTCAAGCAGTCTGCCAACAAAGACAGTGAGTGGTCAAGTTTCCTCCAACACCAATAACATGAGCTCCCTCACTCGACCTATCAAAACTCTGCCTGCCCAGTCAAAATAA